The Armatimonadota bacterium genomic interval GGGCGAGGCAGATTGGCCGCACACCCCTCGGATACCACATCCGGTGGTCGGGCTCCTGTAGAATCGAGCGGGACGACCGCCGGCGCTTTTGCGGCGACCGCGGATCCCGCGCCGTTGGTTTGGGAGGTCGGTCGCATGCACAACCCGAGGACGGAGCGGACGCTGGTAGTGGTCAAACCCGACGGCGTCCAGCGCGGACTGGTAGGTGAGATCCTGGGCCGCCTGGAGCGGTCCGGGTTGAAGATCGTCGGGCTGAAGATGCTCACCGCTTCGCGCGACCTGCTCGAGCGGCACTACCCCGACGACGACGGCTTCCTACGCACGATCGGCGGAAAGACGAAGGAGGCGTTCGACGCTTACGGGCTCGACCTCCGCGAGCGCATGGGCACCGACGACCTGCGGGAGGTCGGCGCGCGCGTGCGCGGATGGCTGGTGGACTTCATGAGTTCCGCGCCCGTGGTGGCCGCGGTCGTCGAGGGGGTCCACGCGGTGAGCGTCGTGCGAAAGCTGGTGGGCGCGACGCTGCCGGTCTTCGCTGAACCCGGGACCGTACGCGGCGACTTCGCGGTAGACTCACCGACTCTGGCCAACCTGGAGGGCCGCCCGGTCCGCAACCTGGTTCACGCCTCCGGTACCCTTGAGGAGGCGCGATTCGAGATCGAACTGTGGTTCGGTGTAGACGAGATCTGGTCGTACCGCCGCGCCGACGAAGGCGCGATGTTCGGGAGCTGACGGAACTCGCCCCGCGTGACGGTGCGCCCACTACGCCGGATCGAACGCGGGGATGCGGGCCAGCATCCAGACGCCGCCCTGCAGCAGCTGACCTGGCTGCGGATCGAGCAGCATCTCGGCGGGCGCGACCAAGTCGACGGCCGCCTTCTGAGTGTCCACGCGAAGGGCCCAAAACGGCAAGCCGGTCGCGGGGTTGCGCAGGCGGTCGACGCGCAGCAGTCTGCCGCTGAGCATCGCCGTCGCCTCCGGACGGTCGCCCCGGTCGGCGTCGTCCAGAGCCGTATGCGCGGTGCTCGCGAACGCATAGGGAGGCAGGCGGAACCCCGTCTCGCAGGACTGCACCGCCAGGGCCAACTCGTCTTCGTACACACTGGCCTCGTGGAGGAACCCGACGATTCTGGCCTCCAGGGTGCGGGGCAGGTCGCCGAACCGCGGCGAGGCAGCCAGGAAGTCCACCAAATCGCAGACCAGCGGGAACGCCCCAGAGTAAGGTTCGCCGGGATCCGTGGGGTCGATCCAGCCCTCGATCCACCCCTCCTCGGGGTGGTCAGGGTCGGCGCCCCACGCGGTGATCGCGACGCGCCGCTGCGCACCCCCGTCGTAGAAAGGCAGGACGCCGAGCACCTCGCCCCGCGGCCCGACCTCCGCCCACAGTTCCACGTCCGCCCCGGCCCGCCACCGTCGGAGGGTGACCCCGGTCCCGGACGGAACGGACTCGCCCTGGGAGGCGGCGTGGGAAGCCAGGGCGTGGACTTCGGCCGCGTCGGCGACGGCGAATCCCACACACGCGTAGTAGCTCATCCTCGCTGTCCCATCCTGCCCCCCGCTGTTTGGGGATGCTCTTCGTCCAGGATGGCGTACAGGATCATGTCCCACCAGCGCCCGTTGCGCCACAGGCGCTTTCGCTGCACGCCCTCACGGTGGTATTCGCACTTCTCGTACACGCGCTGCATCGCACGGTTGAACTCGAACGTCCTCCCCTCGATGCGGTGCAACCCCACCTGCTCGAACGCGAACCGGTTGCGCGTGCGGATCGCGTCCGTACCGTAGCCCTTGCCCCACACTTCGCGCTCGCCGATCATCGTCCCGCCGACCGTGCACCGATCCTGCCAGTCGATCTCGTGCAGGCCCGTAAACCCGATGTGCCGGTCTCGGTGAGGATCGCCCAGACGAACGCCTCGCGGCCGAAGTCCTTCTCGATCCGGTCGAACCACTCGGCTTCCTGCCCGCGCGTGACCCCGAAGCACCGAAGCAGGGTCGAGGTGACGTCGGGATCGTTCATCCAGCGCCACGCGTTGTCCAGATGGTCATGCCGATCTGGGGGCACCAACCGGATCCGCTCTCCGCGCAGGCCCAACGCGCCCACGGGCATCCCCTCCCCGGCGACGGGATTTCGACCAGGCTTCTGCGAAGTTTACCAGAGCGAGGCTCTGCTCGGCGATCGGGGTGGCGAGGATCTTCGGACCGGCCGACCCTCAAATGGGAGCGTGCGATGACAAAAGGCGAGGATCTGCGCGTTGCAGCCGACCGGCTGCGGTGGGTGTGCCGACCGGAGTACCTGCGCTTTGGGACCACGGCCGATCTGCCGCCGGAGCGGTCGTTGGTGGGCCAAGACCGCGCGGTGCGGGCGCTGGACTTCGGACTGTCGATTCGCCAGCCGCAGTTCCACGTCTTCGTCGTGGGCCCCGCTGGAACGGGCCGGACCACGTACACCGAGGCGAAGGTACGCGAGGTGGCCGCCCGCGACCCGACGCCGCCGGACTGGTGCTACGTCTACAACTTCCGGTCTCCGGGCGAACCGGTCGCGTTGCGTCTGCCTCCTGGGGAGGGGCGGCGGTTCGTCGCCGCAATCGCCACGCTGGTCGACGACCTCCGGCAGGCGATCCGCAAGGTGCTGACCAGCGAGCAGTTCGAGGCCCTCAAGCGGCAGACGCTGGAGGGTCTAGAGGCCGAGGCCAACCGCATCTGGCAGCAGCTGGACGCCTTCGCCCGGCAGAAGGGCTTCCTGGTGC includes:
- a CDS encoding GNAT family protein; the encoded protein is MGDPHRDRHIGFTGLHEIDWQDRCTVGGTMIGEREVWGKGYGTDAIRTRNRFAFEQVGLHRIEGRTFEFNRAMQRVYEKCEYHREGVQRKRLWRNGRWWDMILYAILDEEHPQTAGGRMGQRG
- a CDS encoding nucleoside-diphosphate kinase, with protein sequence MHNPRTERTLVVVKPDGVQRGLVGEILGRLERSGLKIVGLKMLTASRDLLERHYPDDDGFLRTIGGKTKEAFDAYGLDLRERMGTDDLREVGARVRGWLVDFMSSAPVVAAVVEGVHAVSVVRKLVGATLPVFAEPGTVRGDFAVDSPTLANLEGRPVRNLVHASGTLEEARFEIELWFGVDEIWSYRRADEGAMFGS